A genomic segment from uncultured Desulfuromonas sp. encodes:
- a CDS encoding dihydroorotase, with product MKTVIKNGHVIDPSQELDSRLDVLIEDGRIIEIGENLSTEGADEVIDADGLVVTPGLIDIHVHLRDPGFEYKEDIVTGTRAAAAGGFTSVACMPNTKPVNDNKATTLYMIHKAQAEGSANVFPICTITKGQKGTSLVEMGDLKLAGCIGFSDDGLNVESGDVLRRSMEYATGFNMPIIAHAEDEGIKSGGVMNEGRVATELGLAGNPWVAEAATVARDLMLAEMTGARLHVCHISTRRTVELIREAKARGVKVTCEVTPHHFTLTEEAVRGYDVNAKMGPPLRTADDVNAMKEGLADGTIDAIATDHAPHHIDDKNVEFNVAANGLVGLETALPLALNLVREGVLTLSQTISCLTDRPAKALSIPRGTLTKGAIADITLIDPDYQWTLDATQMKTKARNTPFDGWELTGAAMLTMREGTITFQREK from the coding sequence ATGAAAACAGTGATTAAAAATGGCCATGTGATCGACCCCTCCCAGGAACTGGACAGCCGTTTGGATGTGCTGATTGAAGACGGTCGTATCATTGAAATTGGGGAGAATCTGTCAACTGAAGGTGCTGACGAAGTGATTGATGCCGATGGCCTAGTAGTAACACCGGGGCTGATTGATATCCACGTCCATCTGCGTGATCCAGGTTTTGAATACAAAGAAGACATTGTCACCGGCACCCGTGCCGCTGCTGCCGGAGGCTTCACATCGGTTGCCTGTATGCCTAACACCAAGCCGGTTAACGACAATAAAGCGACGACTCTGTATATGATCCATAAGGCTCAAGCCGAAGGCAGCGCCAATGTTTTCCCGATTTGTACTATTACCAAAGGGCAGAAGGGAACTTCTCTGGTAGAGATGGGCGATCTAAAGCTCGCAGGTTGTATCGGATTTTCTGATGACGGGCTCAATGTCGAATCCGGTGACGTGTTACGGCGTTCCATGGAATATGCTACCGGGTTCAATATGCCGATCATCGCTCATGCCGAAGATGAAGGCATCAAATCCGGAGGGGTAATGAATGAGGGGCGCGTCGCGACAGAACTCGGCCTGGCAGGCAACCCCTGGGTTGCTGAAGCGGCTACCGTCGCTCGTGATCTGATGCTGGCTGAGATGACCGGGGCACGACTGCACGTATGCCATATTTCCACCCGACGCACTGTGGAACTGATCCGCGAAGCCAAAGCCCGAGGCGTTAAGGTGACCTGCGAAGTGACCCCGCATCATTTCACGTTGACCGAAGAAGCGGTCCGTGGCTATGACGTCAATGCCAAAATGGGTCCGCCTTTGCGAACTGCCGACGATGTCAACGCCATGAAAGAGGGCTTGGCCGATGGAACTATTGATGCGATTGCTACCGATCACGCTCCGCATCACATTGACGACAAAAACGTTGAATTCAATGTCGCGGCCAACGGACTTGTTGGATTGGAAACGGCATTGCCTCTTGCACTTAATCTCGTCAGGGAAGGGGTGCTGACACTCTCTCAAACAATCAGCTGTCTGACCGATCGTCCGGCCAAGGCACTCAGTATTCCTCGCGGAACCTTGACCAAAGGGGCTATTGCTGACATCACTCTGATTGATCCGGATTATCAATGGACATTGGATGCCACGCAGATGAAGACCAAGGCCCGCAACACACCATTTGACGGCTGGGAGTTGACTGGCGCAGCCATGTTGACCATGCGTGAAGGAACGATCACGTTTCAGCGTGAAAAATAA
- a CDS encoding aspartate carbamoyltransferase catalytic subunit yields the protein MAFAHKHIIGTQQLSKEDIELILETAASFKEINLRDIKKVPTLRGKTIINLFYENSTRTRTSFELAGKRMSADTINISASGSSVTKGETLEDTAKNIEAMNADVIVMRHSCSGAPDYLAKRLTKSSVINAGDGAHEHPSQALLDLMTIKEHKGRIEGLTVAIIGDIARSRVARSDLYALKTMGATVRLAGPPTMLPPGLEEMGAEVYTDINEAIKDADVVIMLRIQLEREGGNTLIPTLREYAQFFALNTQNIKLAKPDAIVMHPGPLNRGVEISSYVADGVQNVILDQVENGVAVRMALLYLLAGGSDEE from the coding sequence ATGGCATTTGCACACAAGCACATTATCGGTACACAGCAACTGTCCAAGGAGGATATCGAACTGATCCTCGAAACGGCAGCAAGCTTCAAAGAAATCAACCTGCGCGACATAAAGAAAGTTCCGACATTGCGCGGGAAAACCATCATCAACCTGTTTTATGAAAACAGCACGCGGACGCGGACGTCCTTCGAATTGGCGGGCAAACGGATGTCTGCGGACACCATCAACATCTCTGCTTCCGGTTCTTCGGTCACCAAAGGGGAAACCCTCGAAGATACGGCCAAGAATATTGAAGCGATGAATGCCGATGTCATCGTTATGCGCCATTCCTGCTCAGGAGCTCCGGATTATCTGGCCAAGCGCCTGACCAAAAGCTCGGTGATTAATGCTGGCGATGGTGCCCATGAGCATCCCAGCCAAGCCTTGCTTGACCTGATGACAATTAAAGAGCACAAGGGACGCATCGAAGGGCTGACTGTTGCCATTATCGGTGATATTGCCCGCAGCCGGGTCGCCAGGTCAGATCTGTATGCTCTGAAAACCATGGGAGCCACAGTCCGTCTGGCAGGTCCCCCAACCATGCTTCCTCCGGGGCTTGAGGAGATGGGCGCGGAAGTTTATACCGACATCAATGAGGCGATCAAAGATGCTGATGTTGTCATAATGTTACGCATTCAGTTGGAGCGGGAAGGGGGCAACACCCTGATTCCAACGCTGCGCGAATATGCACAATTTTTCGCCCTCAATACTCAGAACATCAAACTGGCCAAGCCGGATGCCATTGTCATGCATCCCGGTCCGTTAAATCGTGGCGTTGAGATCTCCTCTTATGTAGCGGACGGCGTCCAGAATGTCATTCTCGACCAGGTTGAAAATGGTGTAGCTGTTCGTATGGCTCTGCTGTATCTGCTGGCCGGTGGCAGTGACGAAGAATAA
- the carB gene encoding carbamoyl-phosphate synthase large subunit codes for MPKRTDIKKILIIGAGPIVIGQACEFDYSGTQACKALKDEGYEVVLLNSNPATIMTDPDFADRTYVEPVTPAVLAKIIEKERPDAVLPTLGGQTALNTAVAVAKDGTLDKFGVELIGAKLPAIEKAEDRTLFKQAMDNIGVAVPRSGLAHNYDEAMSVIEDVGFPAIIRPSFTLGGTGGGIAYNREEYEAMAMAGIDASPTNEILVEESVIGWKEYELEVMRDLADNVVIICSIENFDAMGVHTGDSITVAPAQTLTDKEYQILRDASLKIIREIGVETGGSNIQFGINPRDGRLVVIEMNPRVSRSSALASKATGFPIAKIAAKLSVGYTLDEIPNDITRETFASFEPTIDYVVTKVPRFTFEKFPSTNPTLTTQMKSVGEAMAIGRTFKESFQKALRSMEIGSDGFESRLFASPEAVGIPLSDTDMDLLRDKLRVPNVDRTWYLGDALRAGMSVDEIYQLSGIDPWFINNIAQIIAMEKELYGSRDSLLNGTEEGLELLRQAKQYGFSDRRLAYLLGTNEGTVRQQRYDHAIRPVYKRVDTCAAEFEAFTPYMYSTYEEECEANPTDRKKIMILGGGPNRIGQGIEFDYCCVHGAFALHDDGFETIMVNCNPETVSTDYDTSDRLYFEPLTLEDVLEIVAIEKPDGVIVQFGGQTPLKLAVALEKAGVPIIGTSPDAIDRAEDRERFQALLHKLELKQPANGLARSFEEAETIAETIGYPVVVRPSYVLGGRAMEIVYGIDQLRNYMKFAVQASPEHPILIDKFLDHAIEIDVDALADGTDVVIGGIMQHIEEAGIHSGDSACSLPPYSLAEELVEEVRRQTRALALELGVIGLMNIQFAVKDNVVYLIEVNPRASRTSPFVSKATGRPLAKIAARLMSGKTLKELNILNDIVPDHVAVKESVFPFAKFPGVDTLLGPEMKSTGEVMGLDRDFGKAFAKAQLGAGVNLPLSGKVFISVKDSDKPETIAIARKLVDAGFSLIATGGTAATLQENGLPVERVNKVKEGRPHCVDAIKNGDIAMVFNTTFGIQSIADSFSIRRSALMYSVAYFTTVAGMDAAVDGIKAMQRESLDVVALQEYSLKS; via the coding sequence ATGCCTAAACGTACAGACATAAAAAAGATCCTGATTATCGGTGCCGGTCCCATCGTCATTGGTCAGGCTTGTGAATTTGACTACTCTGGAACTCAGGCCTGCAAGGCACTTAAAGATGAAGGCTACGAGGTTGTTCTGCTCAACTCCAACCCGGCCACCATCATGACGGATCCGGATTTTGCTGATCGCACTTACGTCGAACCGGTCACTCCGGCCGTGCTGGCAAAAATTATCGAGAAAGAGCGCCCGGACGCCGTATTGCCGACACTGGGCGGACAGACGGCCCTTAATACGGCTGTCGCTGTAGCCAAAGACGGCACACTCGATAAATTTGGTGTTGAACTGATCGGTGCCAAACTGCCGGCGATTGAAAAAGCGGAAGACCGCACTCTGTTCAAACAAGCGATGGACAATATCGGCGTTGCTGTTCCGCGTTCAGGTCTGGCTCACAACTACGATGAAGCTATGAGCGTCATCGAAGATGTAGGCTTCCCGGCAATCATCCGTCCGTCCTTCACCCTTGGCGGCACGGGCGGGGGCATCGCCTATAACCGCGAAGAATATGAAGCGATGGCCATGGCCGGCATTGATGCTTCGCCAACCAATGAGATTCTTGTTGAAGAGTCTGTTATCGGCTGGAAAGAATACGAGCTTGAGGTCATGCGTGACTTAGCTGACAACGTAGTTATTATTTGTTCCATTGAGAACTTTGATGCCATGGGTGTCCATACCGGGGACTCCATTACCGTTGCCCCGGCGCAGACCTTGACCGACAAGGAATATCAGATTCTGCGCGATGCCTCTCTGAAGATCATCCGTGAGATTGGTGTTGAAACTGGCGGCTCCAATATCCAGTTTGGTATCAACCCTCGAGATGGTCGTCTGGTTGTTATCGAAATGAACCCACGTGTCTCGCGCTCTTCGGCACTGGCGTCTAAAGCTACCGGATTCCCGATTGCTAAAATCGCAGCCAAGCTGTCGGTTGGATACACTCTGGATGAGATTCCCAACGATATTACCCGCGAGACCTTCGCATCGTTTGAGCCGACGATTGACTATGTGGTCACGAAGGTTCCGCGTTTTACGTTTGAGAAATTCCCCAGCACCAATCCCACCCTGACCACCCAGATGAAATCCGTCGGTGAAGCCATGGCCATTGGTCGCACCTTCAAAGAGAGCTTTCAGAAAGCTCTGCGCTCCATGGAAATCGGTTCGGATGGTTTTGAAAGTCGCCTGTTCGCGTCACCTGAAGCCGTTGGAATACCCCTCAGCGACACAGACATGGACCTTCTTCGCGACAAATTGCGCGTCCCGAATGTTGATCGTACCTGGTATCTCGGTGATGCGTTGCGTGCCGGGATGTCTGTTGATGAAATTTATCAACTCAGTGGCATTGATCCGTGGTTTATCAACAATATTGCGCAAATCATCGCCATGGAGAAAGAACTTTACGGTAGCCGGGACTCCTTGTTGAATGGGACGGAAGAGGGGCTTGAGTTACTGCGTCAAGCCAAACAATACGGCTTCTCTGACCGTCGACTGGCCTATCTGCTTGGTACGAACGAGGGAACGGTTCGTCAGCAACGCTATGACCATGCGATACGACCGGTCTATAAGCGAGTGGACACCTGTGCCGCTGAATTTGAGGCCTTCACGCCGTATATGTACTCGACCTACGAGGAAGAGTGTGAAGCCAACCCCACAGATCGTAAAAAAATCATGATTCTCGGTGGTGGCCCCAACCGTATCGGTCAAGGGATCGAATTTGACTACTGCTGTGTTCATGGGGCATTTGCACTCCATGATGACGGTTTTGAAACCATCATGGTCAACTGCAACCCGGAAACCGTTTCTACAGATTATGACACCTCCGACCGTCTTTATTTTGAACCGTTGACCCTTGAAGATGTTCTGGAGATTGTCGCCATTGAAAAGCCGGATGGCGTCATTGTTCAGTTTGGTGGTCAAACACCTTTGAAGTTGGCTGTTGCTTTGGAAAAAGCCGGTGTGCCGATTATCGGCACCAGCCCGGATGCGATTGACCGAGCAGAAGACCGTGAACGATTCCAGGCCCTGCTGCACAAACTGGAACTGAAACAACCGGCCAACGGTCTGGCACGTTCTTTTGAAGAAGCGGAAACCATTGCCGAAACGATCGGCTATCCAGTGGTTGTTCGTCCTTCCTATGTTCTCGGCGGCCGTGCCATGGAAATTGTCTATGGTATTGACCAGTTGCGTAATTATATGAAATTTGCCGTGCAGGCATCTCCGGAACACCCGATTCTCATCGATAAATTTCTTGATCATGCTATTGAGATTGATGTGGACGCTCTCGCCGATGGAACGGATGTGGTCATTGGTGGCATCATGCAGCACATTGAAGAAGCCGGTATCCACTCCGGTGACTCAGCCTGTTCTCTGCCGCCGTATTCTCTCGCCGAAGAGCTGGTTGAAGAGGTCCGTCGTCAAACCCGGGCTCTGGCGCTTGAACTGGGCGTTATCGGCCTGATGAACATTCAGTTTGCGGTTAAGGATAACGTGGTGTACCTCATTGAAGTTAACCCGCGTGCCAGCCGAACTTCACCATTTGTTTCCAAGGCCACGGGACGGCCGCTGGCTAAGATTGCAGCACGTTTAATGTCCGGAAAAACCCTGAAAGAGCTGAATATCCTTAACGATATCGTTCCTGACCATGTCGCCGTCAAAGAGTCGGTCTTTCCCTTCGCCAAATTCCCAGGCGTAGATACGTTGCTGGGACCGGAGATGAAATCTACCGGTGAAGTCATGGGACTGGACAGAGACTTTGGTAAGGCGTTCGCCAAGGCCCAGCTTGGTGCCGGAGTTAACCTGCCATTAAGCGGCAAAGTCTTTATCAGCGTCAAAGACAGTGACAAGCCTGAGACCATTGCGATTGCCCGAAAACTGGTCGATGCCGGATTTAGCTTGATTGCTACGGGCGGCACAGCGGCAACACTGCAGGAAAACGGTTTGCCGGTTGAGCGGGTAAACAAGGTGAAAGAAGGGCGACCCCATTGTGTTGATGCGATTAAAAATGGCGATATCGCCATGGTCTTCAATACTACTTTCGGCATCCAGTCCATTGCGG
- the pyrR gene encoding bifunctional pyr operon transcriptional regulator/uracil phosphoribosyltransferase PyrR, translating into MMGSKEKVILDKQAIDRAITRITHEILEKNKGCDNLVLIGIRSGGDHLAALIRERINEIEGGQVPHGAVDVTMYRDDVGQGAVRPLGKTDIPFALDNRHVILVDEVIYTGRTIRAAMDALMDIGRPSSIQLAVLVDRGHRELPIRADYVGRNVPSARDENIQVLFDEAHQPYEVRLIKP; encoded by the coding sequence ATGATGGGGAGTAAAGAAAAAGTTATTCTGGACAAACAGGCGATTGACCGGGCCATCACACGGATTACCCATGAAATTCTTGAAAAGAACAAAGGATGTGACAATCTTGTTCTGATCGGCATTCGCAGTGGTGGCGATCACCTGGCAGCGTTGATCCGTGAACGAATCAATGAAATCGAAGGTGGGCAGGTCCCCCATGGTGCCGTTGATGTGACCATGTATCGTGATGATGTCGGACAGGGTGCTGTCAGACCGCTAGGCAAAACGGACATTCCGTTTGCTCTCGATAATCGTCATGTCATCTTGGTAGATGAAGTGATTTATACTGGACGTACTATCCGTGCTGCCATGGATGCCCTGATGGATATCGGCCGTCCGAGCAGTATCCAATTAGCTGTTTTAGTTGACCGTGGTCATCGAGAATTACCCATTCGTGCTGATTATGTCGGGCGAAATGTTCCATCAGCCCGCGACGAGAACATACAGGTTTTATTTGATGAGGCGCACCAGCCATATGAAGTTCGACTGATTAAGCCTTGA
- the carA gene encoding glutamine-hydrolyzing carbamoyl-phosphate synthase small subunit, producing MKAILALADGRVFHGQSIGAVGETFGEVVFNTSMSGYQEILTDPSYHGEIVTMTYPQIGNYGVNAEDVESNKPHLAGFVVKELCDFPSNWRSESTLNAYLQENNIVGIQGIDTRALVKHIRDHGAQTGVISSTDLDPASLVEKARKAPELVGRDLVKEVTTKEPYTWTQGLWDLESGYAELVEPARFHVVAYDFGIKRNILRNLVSAGCRVTVVPAATSAAEVLALNPDGVFLSNGPGDPEPITYAQENIRQLLGKVPLFGICLGHQLLAIALGGTTYKLKFGHRGGNQPVQQDENGRVEITSQNHGFAVDSKSLEAASGISHINLNDNTVEGLCHNSFPAFSVQYHPEASPGPHDAHYLFNRFITMMEDFKKN from the coding sequence ATGAAAGCTATTCTGGCTCTCGCCGATGGCCGCGTTTTTCACGGCCAGAGCATTGGTGCCGTTGGAGAAACCTTCGGCGAAGTTGTTTTTAATACCAGTATGAGTGGGTATCAGGAGATCCTGACTGACCCATCCTACCATGGTGAAATCGTCACCATGACCTATCCGCAGATCGGCAACTATGGCGTCAACGCAGAGGATGTTGAATCCAACAAACCGCATCTGGCTGGTTTTGTGGTCAAGGAGTTGTGTGATTTCCCCAGCAACTGGCGCAGTGAAAGTACACTTAATGCGTATCTGCAAGAAAACAACATCGTCGGCATCCAAGGCATCGACACGCGCGCTTTGGTCAAACATATTCGCGACCATGGAGCACAGACGGGTGTTATCTCCTCCACCGACCTCGATCCAGCCAGCCTGGTAGAAAAAGCCCGCAAGGCTCCTGAGTTGGTAGGTCGCGATCTCGTCAAAGAAGTGACAACCAAAGAACCCTACACCTGGACCCAGGGGTTGTGGGATCTTGAAAGCGGCTACGCCGAACTGGTTGAACCGGCCCGTTTTCATGTCGTGGCATATGATTTCGGTATCAAACGCAATATCCTGCGTAATCTTGTCAGTGCAGGTTGTCGTGTCACAGTTGTTCCGGCAGCAACCTCTGCTGCTGAGGTTCTTGCACTGAATCCCGATGGTGTTTTCCTCAGTAACGGCCCCGGTGACCCGGAACCGATCACCTATGCGCAGGAAAATATTCGTCAGTTACTAGGCAAAGTGCCTTTGTTCGGTATCTGCCTCGGCCATCAGCTTCTTGCTATTGCGTTGGGCGGCACAACGTATAAATTGAAATTCGGCCACCGTGGCGGTAACCAACCTGTTCAGCAAGACGAAAACGGTCGCGTCGAGATCACGTCTCAAAACCATGGTTTCGCCGTTGACTCCAAGAGTCTTGAAGCGGCTTCCGGCATCAGTCACATCAATCTCAATGACAACACAGTGGAAGGCCTGTGTCACAACAGCTTCCCGGCATTTTCGGTCCAGTATCATCCCGAGGCGTCTCCAGGTCCTCACGATGCCCACTACCTGTTCAACCGTTTTATCACCATGATGGAAGACTTCAAGAAGAACTAG